The window GGCGGTACGGCCGTCCGTCGCCTCGACCGTGCCGGTCAACACCATCGTGTCCCCCGGGTAGTTGGGTGCCCCGAGCCGGATGGCGACCTTGCGGAGGACGGCGGTCGCACCGAAGTGATCGGTGACGTACCGGCCCACCAGCCCGTTCGTCGTCAGGATGTTCATGAACACGTCCGGCGACCCGCGCCGCCGCGCCAACTCGGGGTCGTGGTGCACGTCCTGGTAGTCGCGCGAGGCGATCGCCCCCGCGACGACGAGCGTGCGCGTGATCTCGATCTCCAGCGACGGCAGCCCGTCCCCGACCCGGGCCCTCATACCCGCACCACCCCTTCAGCCGTCTCCTCCTTCTCCTCCTTCTCCTCCCTCTCCTCCGTGCCTGCCGCCTCCTCCGTCTCAGCCGTCTCTTCCGCGCGGAACACGGGCAACTCCAACTCCTCGTCGTAGCGAGCGAATTCGAGGCGTACGGACATCCCGATCCGCACCTTGTCGTAGGGCACTCCGATGACGTTGCTGACCATCCGCACCCCTTCCGCCAGCTCGATCAGTCCGACGGCGTAGGGCGGGTCGAAGGCCGGGAAGGGCGGGTGGTGCATGACGACGTACGAGAACACCGTGCCGTCGCCGCTCGCCTCGACGGTGTCCCACTCGGGCGAACCGCACGCGTTGCAGCCCGGCAGCCACGGGAGGCGGAGCGTGGCGCAGTCGGCGCAGCGCTGGATGAGGAGGCGGTGGCGCGCGACGCCCTCCCAGAACCCGGCGTTGTCCCGGTTGACGACGGGTCGGGGGCGCCGGGGCCGTTGTTCACGGGGCCGCTCGTCCCCGGCCCGGGGCCGGGGCTCGGGCTGCCGCTCGTGCTGCCGCTCCTGCTCACCCTGAGCGTCGGCCGGGGCCCGCTCGGCGGGTGTCCTGGCCGGCGCGTACTTGAGGATCCG is drawn from Streptomyces bottropensis ATCC 25435 and contains these coding sequences:
- a CDS encoding bifunctional MaoC family dehydratase N-terminal/OB-fold nucleic acid binding domain-containing protein, whose amino-acid sequence is MAVTEDLSVRLKAYEGRAAVLGGRGKDPVNSPMIRHWCEALGDSNPAYTGPDAIAPPTMLQVWTMGGLSGHEARSAAYDELLALLDDAGYTSVVATDCEQEYLRALRPGDEITFDSVVESVSERKTTRLGTGYFVTTRMDVRAGEEGDELVGTHRFRILKYAPARTPAERAPADAQGEQERQHERQPEPRPRAGDERPREQRPRRPRPVVNRDNAGFWEGVARHRLLIQRCADCATLRLPWLPGCNACGSPEWDTVEASGDGTVFSYVVMHHPPFPAFDPPYAVGLIELAEGVRMVSNVIGVPYDKVRIGMSVRLEFARYDEELELPVFRAEETAETEEAAGTEEREEKEEKEETAEGVVRV
- a CDS encoding MaoC family dehydratase — its product is MRARVGDGLPSLEIEITRTLVVAGAIASRDYQDVHHDPELARRRGSPDVFMNILTTNGLVGRYVTDHFGATAVLRKVAIRLGAPNYPGDTMVLTGTVEATDGRTATVRIIGENGIGRHVTGTVTVTLPEAPTTGEVA